The Vicia villosa cultivar HV-30 ecotype Madison, WI linkage group LG1, Vvil1.0, whole genome shotgun sequence genome includes a region encoding these proteins:
- the LOC131632124 gene encoding F-box/kelch-repeat protein At3g06240-like: MLLPHKLIIQILLRLPVKSLIRFKSVCKLWFSLISHDPHFANSHFQLNSATHTRRILLMSTSTHQSRSIDFEASLDDDNASFSLNLPEGFRGLEITGSCRGFLLFCSSLSIYLWNPYLWNPSTGVHKHIPLSPFGFNLDAEYFYGFGYDDSTEDYLVVSMSRIDSGDPPLRLEYFSLKSNTWKEVEGPHFPYVFQEDEPKGGLLYKGAIHWVAYRYDLQTDVIVVFDLMERKLSYMLLPTDSDGSRLECGLWVYGEFLSVYTKYYTNDMVQIWVMKEYKVNSSWTMALALPSDPFFPLCCTKSDDIIGTDGEDGLVKYDKSGQCLEQHSYPNYYLRCNLTMYIDSLLSLPGGYGDNQQA, encoded by the coding sequence ATGCTTCTGCCTCACAAATTGATTATCCAAATCTTACTGAGGTTGCCGGTAAAGTCTCTTATACGTTTCAAGTCTGTTTGTAAGTTATGgttttctctcatctctcatgaTCCCCATTTTGCAAATTCACATTTTCAACTTAACTCTGCAACACACACTCGTAGAATTCTATTAATGTCAACTTCAACTCATCAATCTCGATCCATAGATTTTGAAGCATCGCTTGACGATGACAATGCTTCTTTTTCACTCAACCTTCCAGAGGGTTTTAGAGGTCTTGAAATTACAGGGTCATGTAGAGGTTTCTTACTTTTCTGCAGTTCCTTAAGCATCTATCTTTGGAATCCATACCTTTGGAATCCATCCACTGGAGTTCATAAACACATTCCTTTATCTCCTTTTGGGTTCAATTTAGATGCTGAATATTTCTATGGTTTTGGGTATGACGATTCAACCGAGGATTATTTGGTTGTTTCAATGTCTCGCATTGATTCAGGCGATCCTCCATTACGCTTGGAGTACTTCTCATTGAAATCTAATACATGGAAAGAAGTTGAGGGTCCTCACTTCCCTTATGTATTCCAGGAGGATGAGCCCAAAGGTGGTTTGCTCTATAAGGGAGCTATTCATTGGGTGGCTTATCGTTATGATTTACAAACTGATGTTATTGTTGTATTTGATTTAATGGAAAGGAAACTTTCATATATGCTTTTGCCGACTGATTCTGACGGTAGTCGTTTGGAGTGTGGTTTGTGGGTTTATGGAGAATTTCTCAGTGTATATACTAAGTATTACACAAATGATATGGTTCAAATATGGGTGATGAAAGAATACAAAGTGAACTCCTCTTGGACTATGGCTCTTGCTCTTCCTAGTGATCCATTTTTTCCATTGTGTTGTACTAAAAGTGATGATATTATTGGGACAGATGGTGAAGATGGACTGGTGAAGTACGATAAAAGTGGACAGTGTCTGGAGCAACATTCTTATCCTAATTATTATCTTAGATGCAATTTGACTATGTATATAGATTCTCTGCTTTCACTCCCTGGTGGTTATGGTGACAACCAGCAAGCTTAG
- the LOC131632108 gene encoding UDP-glucose flavonoid 3-O-glucosyltransferase 7-like, translated as MEKPLKLYFIPYLAAGHMIPLCDIASLFASRGHFVTIITTPLNAKILPKSNIFFNVHTFPFPSQEVGLPDCVENLSSVTDLDSSGKIFHATTLLQIHIENFVEQHPPDCIVADFLFPWVDELANKLTIPRFAFNGFSLFTICAMEALKLHPLPEDASGSFLVPHFPYDVTISSTPPIDSKSFIDPLLTIAQKSHGFIINSFIELDGEECFEYYEKTVGHKAWHLGPASLVHKTIQKKAMRGEKSTMSVQKYLTWLNSKQDNSVIYISFGTFCYFPDEQLYEIASAIEASGYEFIWVVPEKKGKENESKVENEKWLPKGFEEKSKGMIVRGWAPQVVILGHRAVGAFLTHCGWNSVAEAVSTGVPMITWPVHSDQFYNEKLITEVHGIGVEVGVDEWLTTAFREMQKVVGKDCIEKALRRLMDGGEEAVRIRGRVKELAKTAKHVVCEGGSSHENLTVLIDELKRIRQSKVLD; from the coding sequence ATGGAGAAACCACTCAAACTTTACTTCATTCCATACTTAGCAGCAGGCCACATGATCCCTCTATGCGACATAGCTTCTCTCTTTGCCTCAAGAGGCCACTTTGTTACAATCATCACCACTCCTTTAAACGCTAAAATCCTTCCCAAATCCAACATTTTCTTCAATGTTCACACTTTTCCATTCCCTTCTCAAGAAGTTGGCCTCCCTGACTGCGTCGAAAATCTCTCCTCGGTCACTGACCTCGACAGCTCTGGTAAAATCTTCCACGCCACCACACTCCTCCAGATACACATTGAGAATTTCGTGGAGCAGCATCCGCCTGATTGCATCGTGGCGGATTTTTTATTCCCGTGGGTGGATGAGCTCGCAAACAAGCTCACCATTCCAAGATTCGCCTTCAACGGTTTCTCACTCTTTACCATATGTGCCATGGAAGCCCTCAAATTACACCCTCTCCCTGAGGATGCTTCCGGTTCTTTCCTTGTTCCTCATTTCCCTTACGATGTCACCATTAGTTCAACACCACCCATAGATTCCAAATCATTCATTGATCCTCTACTTACAATAGCACAAAAAAGCCATGGCTTCATCATTAACAGCTTTATAGAGCTAGATGGAGAAGAATGTTTTGAGTATTACGAGAAAACCGTTGGTCATAAGGCTTGGCATCTTGGACCGGCTTCTCTTGTTCATAAAACCATTCAAAAGAAGGCTATGAGAGGTGAAAAAAGCACCATGAGCGTGCAAAAGTATTTGACCTGGCTCAACTCAAAGCAAGATAACTCAGTAATCTATATAAGCTTTGGAACCTTTTGTTATTTCCCTGATGAGCAATTGTATGAGATTGCAAGTGCGATAGAAGCATCGGGTTATGAATTCATATGGGTTGTTCCCGAGAAGAAAGGGAAGGAGAATGAGAGTAAAGTGGAGAATGAAAAATGGCTTCCTAAAGGTTTTGAAGAGAAAAGTAAAGGGATGATTGTAAGGGGCTGGGCACCACAAGTGGTTATATTGGGCCACCGTGCCGTGGGTGCATTTTTGACTCACTGTGGGTGGAACTCTGTGGCGGAGGCTGTGAGTACCGGTGTTCCGATGATCACGTGGCCAGTACATAGCGATCAGTTCTATAATGAGAAGTTGATAACTGAGGTGCATGGAATTGGAGTTGAAGTCGGTGTGGATGAGTGGCTTACGACTGCTTTTCGAGAGATGCAAAAGGTGGTGGGGAAAGATTGTATAGAGAAGGCTTTAAGAAGGTTGATGGACGGTGGTGAGGAAGCAGTTAGAATAAGAGGAAGAGTTAAAGAGTTAGCAAAAACAGCTAAACATGTTGTTTGTGAAGGTGGTTCGTCACATGAGAATTTGACGGTTTTGATCGATGAGCTTAAGAGAATAAGACAGAGTAAGGTGTTAGATTAA